acaaaaacTCAAAcggtaaaataacaataaaaaaatatatgaATAAGGAATGGGTTAAATAGGTTGATAGTGTTCACTAAATTAGATACGAAGTATAAGATAATTATACATTCTATAATCATATTTGACACTCCCTATTACAAGATAAACATATATCTAGTACAAAGGCATTTTAGGGTCGACCTAACTCGTTTGTCCCCAAAAAGTGTTACCCCACCCAGCCGACCCATCAGTTTTGCTATCTCTAATTAATTTCTATATCAAAACTAAAGGTACCATCCATAACTGAAATAACTTGGTTGTTCAGCCAAGCAAACCTTCATGTGTTTCTTAACTTGTTTACCTTTGTGTTGGGACAGGTACAGTGATAATAAGATAGCTCGTTCAATTGAATATATttcatagtcgaaggtcaatttcaTAGTAGACTAGGATTACAAGTTCATATCAATTACTCGTACAAAACAATACACCAATAAGGTGTAAAAAATCATGAGAATTGATTACCTGCGGAAATATGGATAACAGCAAACCACGTATTTTAAGGAGAACAACATTTCCCTCTTGGACGAACTCTTCAGCTTGAGAAATTGCATTTTGAACAGCCAAAAGCTGCTCCATTTTGTTCATTGGCGGTGGCACAATAACCTTGAGTCCATCAACCGGCCGCCCTTCATTAACATACCGTACAAGCATCGTACTAATTGCAAAAAAGATTAGTAGCAAAGCAAAGACGTAAGGAAGCCATCCGCTGCACAAGGAAACTTCGCTTAAATTAAGGACTCATACACATCTACTACGTATAAACTTTTTTTTTAAGTGATAAAACATATCCAAATATAAAAATGTGCTTATGATCCCAACACCCCTTTTACAACTTCATTATAATCACCATCATCATGAATACAACAGATTTTAATCAaaaaatagatatagatattaaGTTATAAACTAACCAGTAAATGATGAATCCGAATACTAAACAGAATGCAATTGACTTAGTAGGCTGATCCCAGTATAATATTGCAATAAGATGATTCCCAAGGTCAATCACAGGAAATAGCAGCTCCtgcaaaaaacaaaaataaatattcaGTTTAAACCCCTTAAAAATTTCACCAGCACACACTTTTTTGTATATGAATTTAGGTTTCCGTTGGCTAAGAGATGGGGTGCTTAAAATGTATCACGAGGTTGTACATAATTAAAAGCAGACTTCAGGCACATATCAATCTATTAGACCGGTACCCATTTTCGCTGTATATTTTTATTTGACCCTTTTTAAGATAAAAAAAAAACTTGCTGAAATCGACCCAAGCGCAAGTAAATGGGTCGAACTTCCAACGCTATAAGATACACGCATAATTGAAGCAAAAAGATTAGGTTTTTAATTCGCAAAACCTTCAACACAGCTAAGTTGGTGTCAAGGCCTTCAACTTTGGCGCCATCAACTGTTGCTTGTGCATCTGCAACCATCTTGTAATTGCTTCTAGATTCATCTACAGCTTTCTCTAATGGGGTCATTTCTCCAACAGTGATCTCACCAACAGTGATCAGCGACCGATTGAGCGTATTAGTAGAACCCGTGCCAAATACAAACCCTAGGCCAGAAGCTATGGCGGTTGCAGATACCGAGTACATTCCGGTAGCTGATTTATTACTGTTATTTCTTTCTGGACCTTTTGAAGTCAACATGGTGGCGATTGTTTCCAATATACGGTCGCCACCTGGCAGTTGATCACAAGCATTGAACATAAGACCTGCTTCATAGGACAATGGGATTGTAGAACTCATGTTGGTGAGAGCTTGTATTCTAATAATTCCAAATATTGCTTTTAGTAAAGCTTCATCCCGTTCGGCTCCTGTTAGTTTGAATTTCCGAATAAATCCGTGAGCGTATAAAATTTCGCGTACAATGGCTAGCCAATAGTCACGCCTAGTATGCCCTTTGAGCTCAGGAAGCTCCATAACAACCGGTTCAGATCTACATTTGAGCCCAAAATTAGTTCAAATAACTTCTTGGTAAGCATACAATATAGCATATGCATTAAGACTTACAAGGAACTTGACTTATACAAAATGGCCTTGTCAAAAAGCCTTGTGCCCCATGGACCAGTCAACTCAGCCTTGACAACCTGCTTCAAGTCATCTGCCAACTCATAAACTGTCGGTGTATCATACGACACGACACGGAGAGCTTCAAAGTACAGAGCATGGTCCGTCAGAGTCAACCGGCCTGTTatcaaaaaaatattaaataattatggaCGCATGTAACAACTTCATAAGTACCATATCAATAACAAAATATTCAGAGGTGAAGGTTGACTATTTGACTTACCAGGCCAAGTTGAGATGCCTAGATGTTGAAGGACTGGTTGTGTGGTGACAGTACCATCCACTTCTAGCACCCGTTCCCCTCTTGCAGATCTTTCGGAGGATAAAAGAGACGACTCTGAGTGAGATTTAAGTTTTTTAATAGCCCTGTGATGATGTTAAACTTGGTCAAACTTGTCAAATATATTCATTAAGTTAATGACTAGTAATGGTGCGCCGTATGGTTTGCACGCATAAATAAACCTTTACAGGATGAAAGAGACACTTAAAAGGCATGTAAAAAGACATTGAAgacattttataaataaatatttcaacgTTCTCCGGCAAGAAAAATATCATAATAACAATTCAGGCCGCCCAGCATAAAGCACAACGCACTTTTCACATAAATCAATCAATGGTAGCGTGACACGTGTCTCCAAACATTACGGAGCACTCACACCTATAAACAGGCCACCTGGACCATCACTTTCTCTCACACACaatgctttctcactctagaacttgaagACTTAGCCGCACAGCGTTAGGTGGACTAACTCATAGTTTGGCTTCGCAAGATGGACTTAAGCCACCCCACAGTATTAGACCGTGATCCGGGTCTACAGGGACTTTGTCCCAACTCCCAAGGGTAATAGTCAATTAGCAATCTACCTCACCACAGGAGTTCTAGGCTTGCACTGATACTTATAAGCCGCCGGCCGAAAATAGGTATCATCAACTAGCTAATATCCTCTAAATTGACACATGTGAGTTGTTTAATTCAGTTTCACAGCTCGCAATTAACAGTATTTAAACATGCAATCAGATTGCAGAAAAACTAAATACCTCTCTAAGGCAGTAAGGTATTTCTCATATATAGTGAACTGAAGCCTCCCTCCAGTGGATGCAGTAAGAAACTCAAAAACATAATTACTAATTATCACATTCGCTATTATCGGCACCGCTGGGGCTATTCGAGAAAAGGCCGTTGCCCCCACTGTTGCATCCTCGTCTATCTGCATAGTGATATTCACAACAGCAAGTcaaaaaaattaaatttaaattataatcataatatcacATTTTAAATTTGCAATTGAAAAGGGCATACATCTACAGAAGGCTGGCTGGCAGCATCTGGAACATCCCAAGCAAGCATCATATCAAACGTTAATCGACGAAACTTTTTGTCCTCCATATAACCACTAACTTGTGTAGACTGAGCAAGCGCCCTGAAACATGAATACTCGAGAAAATTACGTGCATACCGTGACGAATTTTTCGTTGCATCAGTAGCCACCTTCTCAAAATTGTCGCGAAGCTGATCTGAAGAAACATCAAGTACTCTGCAGTAATAAAATATAACCTCATAAAACTTTCATTTCAACAAATCACATTAATTGAACAACATATCAAGATACTTTACCAGTTTCACCAATTTTTTTGACCCACCCAAACCACCCACGCATTGCATAACCCACCCACAACTGCTGCCCAACTGCTGCCCCAGAAAGAAACCCGACCCAATCCGAGGGCATGCGCGGTAAAAACCCCCTCCCCCACTTctccccgcaacgcgatgtgcggaaagcaaccttgggtggaattcaagggttaaTGGACAACCTTGTGTGCAATCGACTCGTGACCTATTGCTAAGAGAAGCAGGTCAATACCACATGAGCTACATGCAAGGTTACCAGTTTCaccaattattataaaattataaaatagtactaaaattaacattaacataaatatttatgatacatacatatatatatatatatatatatatatatatatatatatatatatatatatatgaacagtaTTACTTTACCAAATTCACCAATTATTACTAAATGCAGAGATATGTTACTATAACCGCTAAAATCAGGTAAAGTCTACAGAACTTACTTCGAACAGCGACGAACAAC
The window above is part of the Rutidosis leptorrhynchoides isolate AG116_Rl617_1_P2 chromosome 1, CSIRO_AGI_Rlap_v1, whole genome shotgun sequence genome. Proteins encoded here:
- the LOC139885773 gene encoding uncharacterized protein, which translates into the protein MTAVNRTKNMMDYVRDGSFKWLNKNPNPYNEEFEEMKKSPSAEDKYWIHELSAVANAVVRRCSKVLDVSSDQLRDNFEKVATDATKNSSRYARNFLEYSCFRALAQSTQVSGYMEDKKFRRLTFDMMLAWDVPDAASQPSVDIDEDATVGATAFSRIAPAVPIIANVIISNYVFEFLTASTGGRLQFTIYEKYLTALERAIKKLKSHSESSLLSSERSARGERVLEVDGTVTTQPVLQHLGISTWPGRLTLTDHALYFEALRVVSYDTPTVYELADDLKQVVKAELTGPWGTRLFDKAILYKSSSLSEPVVMELPELKGHTRRDYWLAIVREILYAHGFIRKFKLTGAERDEALLKAIFGIIRIQALTNMSSTIPLSYEAGLMFNACDQLPGGDRILETIATMLTSKGPERNNSNKSATGMYSVSATAIASGLGFVFGTGSTNTLNRSLITVGEITVGEMTPLEKAVDESRSNYKMVADAQATVDGAKVEGLDTNLAVLKELLFPVIDLGNHLIAILYWDQPTKSIAFCLVFGFIIYCGWLPYVFALLLIFFAISTMLVRYVNEGRPVDGLKVIVPPPMNKMEQLLAVQNAISQAEEFVQEGNVVLLKIRGLLLSIFPQASNRFAAALVAFALFVTIVPFRYVVLIIFLEEFTKYSPMRRAQTERYMRRMKEWWFSIPAAPVILERSQEDKKKK